The following coding sequences lie in one Mesorhizobium sp. NZP2298 genomic window:
- the nusG gene encoding transcription termination/antitermination protein NusG: MAARWYIVHAYSNFEKKVAEDIENKAKQKGLSADIEQIVVPTEKVVEVRRGRKVDAERKFFPGYVLLKANLTDAVFSLVKNTPKVTGFLGDSKPVPITEAEAQRILNQVQEGVERPKPSVTFEIGEAIRVSDGPFASFNGFVQEVDEERARLKVEVSIFGRAVPVDLEFGQVEKG; this comes from the coding sequence ATGGCTGCGCGCTGGTACATCGTTCACGCTTATTCGAACTTTGAAAAGAAGGTCGCCGAGGACATCGAGAACAAGGCCAAGCAGAAGGGCCTGTCCGCCGATATCGAGCAGATCGTGGTGCCGACCGAGAAGGTCGTCGAGGTTCGTCGTGGCCGCAAGGTCGATGCCGAGCGCAAGTTCTTCCCGGGGTACGTGCTCCTGAAGGCCAACCTGACCGATGCCGTGTTCTCCTTGGTGAAGAACACGCCGAAGGTCACCGGCTTTCTCGGCGACTCCAAGCCGGTGCCGATCACCGAGGCGGAGGCGCAGCGCATCCTGAACCAGGTGCAGGAAGGCGTCGAGCGGCCGAAGCCCTCGGTCACGTTCGAGATCGGCGAGGCGATCCGTGTTTCGGATGGTCCTTTCGCGTCGTTCAACGGTTTCGTCCAGGAAGTGGACGAGGAGCGGGCGCGGCTCAAGGTGGAAGTTTCGATCTTCGGGCGCGCCGTGCCCGTCGATCTGGAATTCGGACAGGTCGAAAAGGGCTGA
- the secE gene encoding preprotein translocase subunit SecE — translation MASKTTNPFVFLQQVRSETAKVTWPSRRETMISTVMVLAFAVIAMIFFFSADQLMGLAIEQILGIGR, via the coding sequence ATGGCTTCGAAAACCACAAATCCTTTCGTCTTTCTCCAGCAGGTTCGCTCGGAGACCGCCAAGGTGACTTGGCCGTCGCGGCGCGAAACGATGATCTCGACGGTGATGGTTCTGGCCTTCGCTGTGATTGCGATGATCTTTTTCTTTAGCGCCGATCAGTTGATGGGCCTCGCGATCGAACAGATTCTGGGCATTGGACGCTAA